One region of Chryseobacterium sp. C-71 genomic DNA includes:
- a CDS encoding ABC-F family ATP-binding cassette domain-containing protein, whose protein sequence is MLSVQGLGLHHSGNYLFQNVNFTIKKDDKIGLVGKNGAGKSTLLKMLSGEITFYEGNIVPEGNITIGFLKQDLDFVKGRTVWNETMQAFEQINAWKEELEEINHQLTVRTDYESDAYTDLINRMTDLNDLLMHHDAYNLEGDIEKVLFGLGFKADDFQKITDEFSGGWRMRIELAKLLLQKNDLMLLDEPTNHLDMESIIWLENFLKDYPGGILLVSHDKQFMTAVCNRTFDVNNRKVDDYKANYSKYLVMREDRREKLIQAKKNQDAEIKQMEDNINKFRASATKASFAQSLIKKLDKIERIEVDNEDVSKFNIRFVQSQVPGKVIFEAENLGKAYGQKQIFDDVDFIVQRGDRIALLGQNGQGKTTLAKILSGDIKDYSGNWNLGHNVNIGYFAQNQEEVLTPNKTVQEEAEDAATEETRPRVRDLLGSFLFQGEAVNKKTKVLSGGERNRLALCKLLLRPFNTLIMDEPTNHLDIQSKEIIKLALQKFEGTLIVISHDREFLQGLCDKIYEFRDGHMKEFLGDINEYLVFRQKESIREISAEKAKLHDEDAKIVEKAKAEEKQAKAEVKSTVIVSKEQKNIQNKIKKVEERISELETTIENMEASFATENPSEETLEKYNKTKEELDLALQEWEHLGTQLD, encoded by the coding sequence ATGCTTTCGGTTCAAGGTTTAGGCTTACATCATTCGGGAAACTACTTGTTTCAAAACGTGAATTTCACCATTAAAAAGGATGATAAAATTGGTTTGGTTGGTAAAAATGGAGCGGGAAAATCTACGCTTCTGAAAATGCTTTCCGGCGAAATTACTTTCTATGAAGGAAACATCGTTCCTGAAGGAAATATTACCATAGGATTCCTGAAACAGGATCTTGATTTTGTGAAAGGCAGAACCGTTTGGAATGAAACTATGCAGGCTTTTGAGCAAATTAATGCTTGGAAAGAAGAACTTGAGGAAATCAATCATCAACTAACCGTAAGAACCGATTACGAAAGTGATGCTTATACCGATCTGATCAACAGAATGACTGATCTCAATGACCTTTTGATGCACCATGATGCCTATAATCTGGAAGGTGATATTGAAAAGGTTCTATTCGGTTTAGGATTTAAAGCTGATGATTTCCAAAAAATCACTGATGAATTTTCCGGAGGTTGGAGAATGAGAATCGAATTGGCAAAATTGCTTCTTCAGAAGAATGATTTGATGCTTCTCGATGAGCCTACCAACCACTTGGATATGGAATCGATCATTTGGCTCGAAAACTTTTTGAAAGATTATCCTGGAGGGATCCTTCTGGTAAGTCACGATAAACAGTTTATGACGGCAGTTTGTAACAGAACTTTCGATGTCAACAACAGAAAAGTAGATGATTATAAAGCCAATTATTCTAAATATTTGGTGATGCGTGAAGACCGCCGTGAAAAACTGATTCAGGCTAAGAAGAATCAGGATGCGGAAATCAAGCAGATGGAAGATAACATCAACAAATTCCGTGCGAGTGCGACCAAAGCGTCTTTTGCGCAGTCGTTGATTAAAAAATTAGATAAAATAGAACGTATTGAGGTTGATAACGAAGACGTTTCTAAATTCAACATTCGTTTCGTGCAATCACAGGTTCCCGGCAAAGTTATTTTCGAAGCTGAAAATCTTGGTAAAGCTTACGGTCAGAAACAAATTTTTGACGATGTAGACTTTATCGTTCAGCGAGGTGACAGAATTGCACTTCTTGGACAAAACGGACAAGGGAAAACGACTTTAGCGAAAATTCTTTCTGGAGATATTAAAGATTATTCAGGAAACTGGAACTTAGGTCACAACGTTAATATTGGTTATTTTGCCCAAAATCAGGAAGAGGTTTTAACGCCAAATAAAACCGTTCAGGAAGAAGCTGAAGATGCGGCGACTGAAGAAACAAGACCGAGAGTAAGAGATTTGTTAGGATCTTTCCTTTTCCAGGGTGAAGCTGTAAATAAAAAAACAAAAGTGCTTTCCGGAGGAGAAAGAAACCGTCTGGCGCTTTGTAAATTGCTTCTTCGTCCGTTCAACACACTGATTATGGATGAGCCTACCAATCACCTGGATATTCAGTCTAAGGAGATTATCAAGTTGGCTTTACAGAAATTTGAAGGTACGTTGATCGTAATTTCTCACGATAGAGAATTTTTACAAGGACTTTGTGATAAAATTTATGAATTCCGTGACGGGCATATGAAAGAATTCTTAGGTGATATCAACGAATATCTTGTGTTTAGACAGAAAGAAAGTATCCGTGAGATTTCTGCAGAAAAAGCAAAACTTCATGATGAAGACGCTAAAATTGTGGAAAAAGCTAAAGCTGAAGAAAAACAAGCTAAAGCGGAAGTTAAATCTACTGTAATCGTAAGCAAAGAGCAAAAGAATATTCAAAATAAAATCAAAAAAGTAGAAGAAAGAATTTCTGAGTTGGAAACAACGATTGAAAATATGGAAGCTTCTTTTGCCACAGAAAATCCTTCTGAAGAAACTTTAGAAAAATACAATAAAACCAAAGAAGAACTCGATCTTGCATTACAGGAATGGGAACATTTGGGAACGCAGTTAGATTAA